Part of the Vibrio penaeicida genome is shown below.
AGCCTTAGCCAAACAAGGCAAATCGCTTAATGGATGGATTAAAGAAAGACAAAAGAAAGGCCAATCTTATGCCATTTTGGGTGACTTTAACCACAACCTCGCCTATCCCAATGATTGGTTGTGGCGTATATTAACGAAAAACACAAGTACGCAAGTTAGTCTGACAAGTAAAAACACCAGAGCAGAATGCCGCGTGAGATCTCGTTCTAATCCAACAAAAACGCACCAGTATCGAAATCTAATTGATCATATAGTTTCGAGCCCTGATCTGCCGCTTAATCAGGCAAAACAAATCACCTTTACCAAACATGATGTCCTTAGCCATCGGCTCAGTGATCATTGCCCGCTGGTATCTACAGCCAAGCTGTAGTTTCATCATAGTGACACAGCGCTTAGTTTTTTTAACAAAACTATAACTTAACTAGGATAAATGCATCGTTATTGGTCATTATATAACGGTGTATTCTATTAAGTTTGTTAGTGATATATGAAAATACGATGGAAAGGTATGGGCGTGCGGTTGGCACTGGCAATGGCTATTTTGTCCTTAACCACGCTTATCGTATCTGGATTGTCCTCTTATACCTTTTTAGATATCAATACCCGACTAGAGCATTTGAACAATAATGATCTCAAAGCGTTGGATTATGCCGCAAAATTAAATGATAAGGTTCGCCTGATCATTGCCACAGCACCACTCTTAGGAACAGCTGATTCAAGCGTGTCACGCAACCATGCCATGGAAGAGATTAACCGCGCGATTGTTGAAATGAACCATGTTATGGCGCAATTCCCTGACTACCATAACTACTTTAAGAACATCATCACTCAAATCGGAAATAGCTTGAGTTTGCTTTATCAGAATGAAGCTCAATCGGATCAACTGACTTCTCAACTGAACTTTTTACTTGATGGATTGTTCCCACTATTGGAATTGGCAGGTGAGTCTCTCGATTCGTTATCCAGCTCTGAAAAGCAAGAAATTGAATATGCGCAGTTTCGGTCACTTATTTATTACCAGTCTGGTCTTGCCGAAAAATTATATAACGATGCCAGCTTTAACGAGTTGGATGAAACCATCTTGCGATTGGAAGAGTTGGGAAATAGATGGTGGGTGGTATGGCAAGAAAGCTCCCTTCCCTCTCAGCACCCAAACTTAAATGAACAATTGATTGTTCTGCATAAATTAACTTCTCGAGGTGGCAGGCTCTTTGCGCTAAAAGATGAATTAATCGACAGACATTACCAAGCTCAATTCTTACTCGAGAACAGCAACACACATCTACACCAACTCGCTGTACAAATTGAGCGATACACTGCCACTGTCAACTCCGACATTGATCGGTCGCTTAATTCGGCAAGACAATCATTGTCAGCTAATCAAAGGTTCGCTGTACTGCTTTCGCTAATCAGCATAGCAACAGCCGTGGCTATATCTTGGTTTTATGTAAAGAAAAATATCTTACAAAGAATTCAGCAACTTCAACTTAATATGAAAGCCATTTCGAGTGGGCATCTTGCAACACCTGTCGCGATTTCTGGTGGCGATGAAGTGACGGAAATGGCCAAAGACTTGCAAGTGTTCCAACAAACAGCGATTGAAGTTGAGCAAACTAACAAGCGGCTTGAGCAAGAAGTCATCGAACGTGCTACCGCAGAAAAGAAACTTCGTTCAACGCAAGACGAATTGATACAAGCCGGCAAGTTAGCGGCGCTCGGAGAGTTAAGCGTTGGGATAACACATGAAATTAATCAACCTCTCACAGCCGTGAACAGCCATGTAAGAAGTGCGAAATTGTGGTTGGACAAAGATAACCCTGAAAAAGCGATAACTAACTTAGATAAAATACAAAAGCTTCTATCCAAAACCGCTGCGATAACACGGCATCTTAGAGCGTTCGCAAGAAAAAGTGATGGCCATATGGAATCGG
Proteins encoded:
- a CDS encoding sensor histidine kinase; this translates as MKIRWKGMGVRLALAMAILSLTTLIVSGLSSYTFLDINTRLEHLNNNDLKALDYAAKLNDKVRLIIATAPLLGTADSSVSRNHAMEEINRAIVEMNHVMAQFPDYHNYFKNIITQIGNSLSLLYQNEAQSDQLTSQLNFLLDGLFPLLELAGESLDSLSSSEKQEIEYAQFRSLIYYQSGLAEKLYNDASFNELDETILRLEELGNRWWVVWQESSLPSQHPNLNEQLIVLHKLTSRGGRLFALKDELIDRHYQAQFLLENSNTHLHQLAVQIERYTATVNSDIDRSLNSARQSLSANQRFAVLLSLISIATAVAISWFYVKKNILQRIQQLQLNMKAISSGHLATPVAISGGDEVTEMAKDLQVFQQTAIEVEQTNKRLEQEVIERATAEKKLRSTQDELIQAGKLAALGELSVGITHEINQPLTAVNSHVRSAKLWLDKDNPEKAITNLDKIQKLLSKTAAITRHLRAFARKSDGHMESVHLEPVINDAIQLLESRYPNDIITFEPDSLTYVSANTIRLEQVLVNIIGNALDAVEKVSDPTISIAVTTIQNQTNIIVSDNGTGINQEEIEHIFDPFYTNKESGKGLGLGLSIAYNIIKDFGGSIRAESKAQEGTTFTLTLKTN